GGTAAGGACCCCACCAGCCCTTCTAGCTATCGCCCCATCAGCTTACTGTCGTCCTTCAGTAAATTGTTCGAAAGGTTAATCTTGGATAGAGTTCTACAGCACATTGAGATGAACAACATTCTGCTTCCGGAACAATTCGGTTTTCGTAAAGGCCACTCGACAACGCAACAGCTTCAAAGGGTTACGAATACCATCGATAGAAACAAAGCAGTATCCAAATCCACAGCCATGGCGTTACTGGACGTGGAGAAAGCATTTGATAATGTTTGGCACGACGCTCTAGTATTCAAAATGTACCGGTACAATTTTCCCAACTATGTGATCAAGATAGtccaaaactacctaaaaaatagaaaattccatGTTTCAATCCTCAACACTCAGTCTGATGCATTTGATATCCCTGCTGGAGTTCCACAGGGCAGCCTACTCGGCCCTATACTATATAGTCTCTACACCTCTGACTTCCCCCGATTGCCTGAAGGATGCCAACTGTGTCTTTTCGCCGACGATACTGCTGTCCTATGTAAGGGCCGTAAAACGCGACAGCTAACGAAGAAACTCCAGGATTGCCTCGCCACTATTACAACGTACATGGACAcatggaaaataaaaataaatgcggCTAAAACACAAGCAATACTGTTCCCATTGAGCCTCTCCCCCAAGCACATTCCACCTGCGGACTGTAAAATAAAAGTAAATGGCACTCAAATTGAATGGTCCAATGAGGTAGTGTACTTGGGACTCACGTTCGACAAAAAGATGCTCTTCAGTTCCCACATCGAAAAGACCAGGAATAAATGCAGCCTATTAGTGAAGAAATTATATCCTCTGattaaaagaaaatcaacactaaacattaaaaacaaaatagccGTGTATAAACAAATCATTCTGCCCACAATGTGTTATGCCATGCCAATATGGCAAAGGTGTGCAAATACTCATAAAAACAAGCTGCAGGTTCAAcaaaacaaatgtataaaaatGATTCTGGATCTTCCATGGCATACGAGCACTACAACAATTCACGAGCTAGCagaaataaaaactataggagAAAGTATCAACGCTATACGAAGCAAATTTATAGAAAAGTGTTCCACTTCGGAATTCCCACTAATTAACAGTTTGTTTAATATTTAGGTTAAGTTAGTATAAGTAGTCTTAAGTTAAATAACATAACTGCAAAAGTTGACCCACTACCATATcgaaagaaaaaatttaaaaatgtatatACACAATCAAAACGAAGATGAAAAGCAAAGCTGTATCACTTACTATGTAAAACATACAGAAATGTAAACCGAAATTAACCAATAAAACTTtaattgtcaaaaaaaaaaaaaattgtcatttttgctaccaatcagtcagcgcagttcgcatcgagagcgttaacagcagcacaaccacgtcgttactatggcaccgaaagccagcggaaaggctgtgaaaaaatccggcggcggcggtggcaaggcacagaagaacatcgccacaaaagcaggaggaggagagaagaagaagcgaaagcaacgccgcaaggaaagctacgctatctacatctacaaggtgCTGAAGCAGGTCCATCCGGACACCGGTGTCTCGTCGAAGGCGATGAGCATCATGAATAGCTTCGTGAACGACATCTTCGAGCGTATTGCTAACGAAGCATCTCGTCTGGCCCATTACAACCGACGGTCGACGATCACCTCCCGCGAGGTACAGACCGCCGTTCGTTTGCTGTTACCGGGCGAGCTGGCCAAACATGCCGTATCGGAAGGTACCAAGGCCGTTACCAAGTATACCAGCTCGAAGTAAATCGTCGCCCGCCCCGCCGCCGGATGTCACACACCATCGTcatcggcccttttcagggccaccaaaacacgttctggtaaagagttgaattgaaatgtacacatagtttatataaacattagttgttgttgtttgtttgtttcattagagctaaaaaggttgtcatttttttctctgtccatttttcaaatcaaaTGTGTTTTGCTGTAGTTTGTGGAAGTAGTCTTTCCCCTTACCGCGCTAGTTGACTGTTTTTCGTTAAGACGGAAAACGGTCTTTTTGTCGTctattctattcagtttaaaacagCCCATTATATGACCGACCCCCAGCGTGTGAGAAAATTCTGCCGCAAAAAGAACACACttctggatcatacttgttaaTACAATAAACTTCCCAGTCTTCAAACTTTTGATCTTCGTAGAAACCGTACCCAACACAATTTGTAATCTCAAAGTTGATCGATCAATACAATACGTTCGCCAATTTAGGCTAAAAAATCGGTAATTAtcgttcgttcgtttgtttattgtgccagccaatttttctctgttttattATAGCCAAAATAAGCGCGTTGTTTGCTAATCAGAGTAATATTATACTTGCTCTGTTTGTTTGCTAGGGCAACAGAAAACCACGGCCTACTATTAATTTACCTGTACGTACGTTTATCTGAGCAAGAAACCGCGCCTATTTACTATAGTGATTTGTTTAATCAAACTAACGACTGATTTATCTTGCCAATCGGCGGGCCAGTTGAATGCGGGTGTGCTGCTCAAGCTAGAAAACTCATGGGGGGAACGGAGCATTGACGGAAAATAAGCATCAATCAAttctttacaattttgttagtcctgaaaaggactgttgttttgggaggacgcgcacgttgtcgggaatttacttcttgccggcggtgaccttcttcggggcggtggcggccttctttggcttaggggccttcggcttgttcgctgcagccttcgatggttTGGTGGCTTTCTGTTTAGTGGCAGCCGTTACCGCCTTGGCAGGGGCAGCAGCTTTCGTTTTCTTCGCAGCCGATTTCTTAGCGGCCGGGATCGCCGCCTTTGGCTTGCTGGTcttctcaccaccaccaccagccggcggatttttcttctctccggatttagtagccgatttcttcggttttttcgctgcacccgatggtggtttcttatcgccgccagccggtttctttgcttcgaccgtcaccttaaacgatccggaagcaccggtacccttggtctgggtgatgtttcccttctcgacacccgttttcaaagccttccggataaacggagccagcctggcgacgtcacacatgtagttggcggcgatgtactttttgatcgcctgcagtgatgatccgctccgttccttcagggtccggatggcagccagaaccatctcactcactggtggatgggttgaagattttttcggttTCTTGGCGTCACTCTTGCTAGCCTTGGCCGCCTGCTTCGGTGGTGCTTTGGCAGCTGGCGGAGAGGCGACGACGGCAGGGGCCGTAGCAGCAACGTCGATAGCAGTTTCAGCCATTGCGCGTTCGTTTCGTTTGGTTTTCTTCCACACACAgttgtagacgacgaattgATGGATGGACGATGCACGATGATGCAAGTCTGCGAATATGGTAACCGAGGGCCCGGTGTCTGTTGTTTAGGATCGTATTCATCGGCTCTGTTTGGGAAAGCGTAGATGACGGTTGAAAGTTACTATTCGATCGGTGCCGGTAAAATTTTACGGACTGTTGTTTTAAATCAACTCGAATCGAATTACTGCTTGTGAAAAGTACACTGGAAGTTTGCTTTCAATTTACTGCACTGTCCGCACCGTCCAAACTAACACCCGCTGAACATTCTATTTTAAGCGTATGGGCGCATATTATCAAATCATGTATCCGACTATGGCGGCACGTGCAAACTGAATTGTGGTAAATAGGTTAATTTGAACCTTCTAGCAATTGGAAAACCTTTTCGGTGCTAtccaatcgaaagaaaacttctctctatataaaattatttcatttttgtatatatttgctcgagcggaagtgctcgtaatttggcgacctgcggaaaacgtttcggtcggctggtcctttgctgaaaactttcgttattaaaattactaaaaagaAAAAGCTAACGGGTGGCAACACaaatttcggattttttttttttcgcaacctgtcaaaaaaaaaaaagacaaacgaTTTGATTGAAATCGAAATTAGAAGATACGTTCTCCATTGTTGACCAAAAATTAGTGAACATTTCAAACCGATCCGTAATTGGATGCTGTTCGACGAAGTTTCCGTTTGATGTCGGAACAGGCGCGTAGTACGGCGTCTACGTCAACTT
This genomic stretch from Topomyia yanbarensis strain Yona2022 unplaced genomic scaffold, ASM3024719v1 HiC_scaffold_12, whole genome shotgun sequence harbors:
- the LOC131694666 gene encoding histone H2B-like, which encodes MAPKASGKAVKKSGGGGGKAQKNIATKAGGGEKKKRKQRRKESYAIYIYKVLKQVHPDTGVSSKAMSIMNSFVNDIFERIANEASRLAHYNRRSTITSREVQTAVRLLLPGELAKHAVSEGTKAVTKYTSSK
- the LOC131694671 gene encoding histone H1A, sperm-like, yielding MAETAIDVAATAPAVVASPPAAKAPPKQAAKASKSDAKKPKKSSTHPPVSEMVLAAIRTLKERSGSSLQAIKKYIAANYMCDVARLAPFIRKALKTGVEKGNITQTKGTGASGSFKVTVEAKKPAGGDKKPPSGAAKKPKKSATKSGEKKNPPAGGGGEKTSKPKAAIPAAKKSAAKKTKAAAPAKALEQHTRIQLARRLAR